A window from Drosophila subobscura isolate 14011-0131.10 chromosome O, UCBerk_Dsub_1.0, whole genome shotgun sequence encodes these proteins:
- the LOC117896670 gene encoding kunitz-type serine protease inhibitor Hg1 codes for MKLKINLTFLWATLVGLLSIILLTQTAQIEASSAGADATCKELNNVNCYVGRNEGNFCNSKDQTKSVTRWYYDKGICRSFTYKGCNGNRNRFCTQESCDVRCGED; via the exons atgaaattgaaaatcaatttgacgTTCCTCTGGGCGACACTCGTCGGCCTCCTGTCCATCATTCTACTGACACAGACCGCGCAAATTGAGGCATCGAGCGCTGGCGCTGATGCGACATGCAAGGAGCTGA ACAATGTCAACTGCTATGTGGGCCGCAACGAGGGCAACTTTTGCAACAGCAAGGATCAAACTAAGTCGGTCACCCGATGGTACTACGACAAGGGCATCTGCCGATCCTTCACCTACAAAGGCTGCAACGGCAATCGGAATCGATTCTGCACCCAGGAGAGCTGCGACGTGCGTTGCGGAGAAGATTGA